A stretch of the Coprobacillus cateniformis genome encodes the following:
- a CDS encoding aspartate-semialdehyde dehydrogenase, with translation MKKYKVAIVGATGAVGREMLKCIFQFNFPFESLKLLASARSAGKVVEYEGHEFVVEELTENSFEDVEVAFWSAGGSISEKYVPYAVKAGCINIDNTSHFRMDPEVPLVVPEVNGEALRNHKGIIANPNCTTIQMVSALNRLNEYFDIERIIVSTYQAVSGAGVAGMEELYRQSQEVLDGKEPIAKTLPCAGDKKHYPIAFNCIPQVDKFDLDNHFSKEEMKMVNETKKIFDKDIKVNATCVRVPVLRGHSESVYIETKKPIDIDKVFELLSSSHGVELYDDIENQVYPMATLFIGDELVHVGRVRKDLDNDHALSLWVVADQLMKGAAYNSVDIGLKMIEMGLL, from the coding sequence ATGAAAAAATATAAAGTTGCAATTGTAGGTGCTACTGGTGCAGTCGGAAGAGAAATGTTGAAATGTATTTTTCAATTCAATTTCCCTTTTGAAAGTCTTAAACTTCTAGCTTCTGCCAGAAGTGCTGGTAAAGTTGTAGAATATGAAGGACATGAGTTTGTTGTTGAAGAATTAACAGAAAATTCATTTGAAGATGTTGAAGTTGCTTTCTGGAGTGCTGGTGGCAGTATTTCTGAGAAATATGTGCCCTATGCAGTGAAAGCGGGATGCATTAATATTGATAACACTTCACATTTTAGAATGGATCCAGAAGTGCCTTTGGTTGTACCTGAAGTCAATGGTGAAGCGTTAAGAAACCATAAAGGAATTATTGCTAATCCAAACTGTACAACAATTCAAATGGTAAGTGCGTTAAATAGATTAAATGAATACTTTGATATTGAAAGAATCATTGTTTCTACATACCAAGCTGTTTCTGGTGCAGGTGTTGCTGGTATGGAAGAACTTTATAGACAATCTCAAGAAGTGTTAGATGGAAAAGAACCTATTGCAAAAACACTTCCTTGTGCTGGAGATAAGAAACATTATCCAATTGCATTCAACTGTATTCCACAAGTTGATAAATTTGATTTAGATAATCATTTTTCTAAAGAAGAAATGAAAATGGTTAATGAAACAAAAAAAATCTTTGATAAAGATATCAAAGTGAATGCAACTTGCGTTCGTGTTCCTGTTTTAAGAGGTCATAGTGAGTCAGTTTATATTGAAACAAAGAAACCAATAGATATTGATAAGGTCTTTGAATTATTATCTTCTTCACATGGTGTTGAACTTTATGATGATATTGAAAATCAAGTTTATCCAATGGCAACTTTATTCATTGGTGATGAATTGGTACATGTTGGACGTGTGAGAAAAGATTTAGATAATGACCATGCTTTAAGTTTATGGGTTGTTGCTGATCAGTTAATGAAAGGTGCCGCTTATAATTCTGTAGATATTGGTTTAAAAATGATTGAGATGGGTCTTCTATAG
- a CDS encoding aspartate kinase: MKVIVQKFGGTSTRSVETREHMYKNIIRELENGNKVVAVVSAMGRFDDPYATDTLLSIVNTDELTDEEIDRLTSIGETISTLVCKSELSEMGYSVETVTNTELGILTDSHHMNATITNVEGSHITDKLKRADIVICPGFQGYSQNGKVTTLGRGGSDLSAVAIGVAIDASEVEIYSDVNGIYTADPRIVPDAIQLEYISYAEMLELSKNGAKVLNHRCVQLAAKHNITIHARSSFDSRKGTYVLGDEKIMKDHLNQLIISGITGSQNEARVTLVGVDAKVNGAGQLFEKIAEANVNVNVFNQALVGGGKMDISLIINDKDVPGVVEVINDLKEILKPQKTIVRGNIGKVAVIGVGIKNNKGMFQKVYNTLMSNDINVEMTSCSEINISCYIDRDDVKKAQVLLHEAFLG, encoded by the coding sequence ATGAAAGTTATTGTCCAAAAATTTGGTGGTACCTCAACACGTAGTGTAGAAACCCGTGAGCATATGTATAAAAACATTATTCGTGAACTAGAAAATGGAAACAAGGTTGTAGCCGTTGTGAGTGCAATGGGACGCTTTGATGATCCATATGCTACTGATACACTTCTTTCTATTGTCAATACTGATGAATTAACAGATGAAGAAATTGATCGTTTAACAAGCATTGGTGAAACAATATCAACATTAGTATGCAAAAGTGAATTATCTGAAATGGGCTATTCAGTGGAAACAGTGACAAATACTGAATTAGGAATTTTAACAGATTCCCATCATATGAATGCAACAATTACAAATGTTGAAGGAAGTCATATTACTGATAAACTTAAGCGTGCTGATATTGTTATCTGTCCTGGATTCCAAGGTTATTCACAAAATGGAAAAGTGACAACATTGGGACGTGGTGGTAGTGATTTATCTGCTGTAGCAATTGGTGTTGCTATTGATGCAAGTGAGGTTGAAATCTATAGTGATGTGAATGGTATTTATACAGCTGATCCGCGTATTGTCCCTGATGCCATTCAATTAGAGTATATTAGTTATGCAGAAATGCTTGAACTTTCTAAAAACGGTGCAAAAGTCTTGAATCACAGGTGTGTTCAATTAGCCGCAAAGCATAATATTACCATTCATGCAAGAAGTTCATTTGATAGTCGAAAAGGAACATATGTGTTAGGAGATGAGAAAATCATGAAAGACCATTTAAATCAATTAATTATTTCAGGAATTACTGGTTCACAAAATGAAGCACGTGTCACACTTGTTGGTGTTGATGCCAAGGTGAATGGCGCTGGTCAGCTTTTTGAAAAGATTGCAGAAGCCAATGTGAACGTCAATGTTTTTAATCAAGCTTTAGTTGGTGGAGGAAAGATGGATATTTCTTTAATCATCAATGATAAAGATGTTCCTGGTGTTGTGGAAGTTATCAATGATTTAAAAGAAATCTTAAAACCTCAAAAAACAATTGTGAGAGGAAATATTGGTAAGGTAGCTGTTATAGGTGTTGGTATTAAAAATAACAAAGGAATGTTCCAAAAAGTATATAATACATTAATGAGTAATGATATTAATGTAGAAATGACTTCTTGTAGTGAAATTAACATTTCATGTTATATTGATCGAGATGATGTCAAAAAAGCCCAAGTGTTATTACATGAAGCGTTCTTAGGTTAA
- a CDS encoding homoserine dehydrogenase yields MKIGVIGLGTVGFGAVEILTQQKERLEKQIGEEVIVKYGCSLDEVTLPEEILYTQDFHDVINDEEIDVVVELIGGTTIAKTIILEALKKGKHVVTANKALIAHDGQEIFETASQHNAKIYYEAAVGGGIPVVVPAKEDLIANEIEKIEGILNGTTNFILTLMETDNLDFDEALTIADGLGFVEADASLDLDGIDAAHKIQILAMNAFEMFFDFNKIQATGIRNVTKKDMDYAKKLGYRIKLIAQAKKLDKGYGIDVSPTLIGIKDIVANVNQAYNVVEITCNYLENVIFYGKGAGRYVTASAVVSDIMKTHRQDMWKHDYQYEDRIYPITYSKYYVRCDHPLDIDYETYFSQDKNHIYITNKIELDELLEQLQNETYNLFKVRG; encoded by the coding sequence ATGAAAATTGGTGTAATTGGCTTAGGGACAGTTGGGTTTGGTGCTGTAGAAATATTAACTCAACAAAAAGAAAGATTAGAAAAACAAATTGGTGAAGAAGTTATTGTCAAATATGGATGTTCACTAGATGAAGTGACTTTACCAGAAGAAATCCTCTATACACAAGATTTTCATGATGTCATCAATGATGAGGAAATTGACGTCGTTGTTGAATTGATTGGCGGAACAACAATTGCCAAAACAATTATTTTAGAAGCTTTAAAAAAAGGCAAACATGTTGTCACTGCCAATAAAGCATTAATTGCTCATGATGGTCAGGAAATCTTTGAAACAGCATCTCAGCATAATGCAAAGATTTATTATGAAGCTGCAGTAGGCGGTGGGATTCCTGTTGTTGTACCTGCAAAAGAAGATTTAATTGCCAATGAGATTGAAAAAATTGAAGGTATTTTAAATGGAACAACAAATTTTATCTTAACATTAATGGAAACTGATAATCTAGATTTCGATGAAGCATTGACAATTGCTGATGGTTTAGGATTTGTTGAAGCTGATGCCAGTTTAGATTTAGATGGGATTGATGCAGCACATAAGATTCAAATACTTGCAATGAATGCTTTTGAAATGTTCTTTGATTTCAATAAAATACAAGCAACTGGTATCCGTAATGTCACAAAGAAAGATATGGATTATGCAAAGAAACTGGGATATCGTATCAAGCTTATTGCACAAGCTAAAAAACTTGATAAAGGTTATGGAATTGATGTTTCTCCTACTTTAATTGGTATAAAAGACATTGTTGCAAATGTGAATCAGGCATATAATGTAGTAGAGATAACTTGCAATTATTTAGAAAACGTGATTTTCTATGGAAAAGGAGCTGGACGTTATGTCACAGCAAGTGCTGTTGTTAGTGATATTATGAAAACACATAGACAGGATATGTGGAAACATGACTATCAATATGAAGATCGTATTTATCCAATCACATATTCTAAATATTATGTTAGATGTGATCATCCTTTAGATATTGATTACGAAACTTATTTCTCTCAAGATAAAAATCATATTTATATTACAAATAAGATTGAACTTGATGAATTATTAGAGCAATTACAAAATGAAACATATAACTTATTTAAAGTGAGGGGTTAG
- a CDS encoding HAD-IIB family hydrolase, which yields MKLLASDFDNTLWFNDHMKDNDVKNIKEFQKHGNLFGVCTGRCLHGIVNPSQPYNLEHDFYILLSGALVLNKDKEVIFEKQIPLSLVKEIYNFLNQKDASIVYKDVMYKVYKTKKPDYHGVYIESIDELKTETVSAFSFHYELDELEEATIATDLIHQKYGDIIEAYQNNQHIDLVAKGCSKGNGIKIIQDYFQLDLNDIYGIGDSWNDLPMLDVIENGYSFTYAPVQVQRHAKTIVETLADCIKDIESK from the coding sequence ATGAAGTTACTAGCAAGTGATTTTGATAATACGTTATGGTTTAATGATCATATGAAAGATAATGATGTTAAAAATATCAAAGAATTTCAAAAGCATGGAAATCTGTTTGGTGTATGTACAGGAAGATGTTTACATGGAATTGTCAATCCAAGTCAACCCTATAACCTTGAACATGATTTTTATATACTATTAAGTGGTGCCCTTGTATTAAATAAGGATAAGGAAGTCATTTTTGAAAAACAAATTCCTTTATCCCTAGTGAAAGAGATTTATAATTTTCTAAATCAAAAAGATGCATCTATTGTTTATAAAGATGTTATGTACAAGGTTTATAAAACAAAAAAGCCAGATTATCATGGTGTCTATATTGAATCAATAGACGAATTAAAAACAGAAACAGTAAGTGCTTTTTCTTTTCATTATGAATTAGATGAATTAGAGGAAGCCACAATAGCAACAGATTTGATTCATCAAAAATATGGAGATATCATTGAAGCTTATCAAAATAATCAACATATAGATTTGGTTGCTAAAGGATGTTCTAAGGGAAATGGCATAAAAATCATTCAAGATTATTTCCAATTAGATCTCAACGATATTTATGGAATTGGAGATTCTTGGAATGATTTACCAATGTTAGATGTTATTGAAAATGGGTATTCTTTTACATATGCACCTGTTCAAGTTCAAAGACATGCAAAAACAATTGTTGAAACTCTTGCTGATTGTATAAAAGACATTGAGAGTAAGTAG
- a CDS encoding GNAT family N-acetyltransferase, which produces MKAVIETKRLLLRNFRLSDAESMFESYCHNENITRYLTWYPHVDVQATRDFITQFQLPGIEKDNALDLAITLKGEDQVIGSIGTVNDFYQDGYGEIGYVIGEKYWNQGYMSEAFEAVIEFLFTQTPITKLRSIHHLENIASGRVMQKCGLKYTGEVIVKKKIDKDDLVKCACYVLEKEDWLKQNA; this is translated from the coding sequence ATGAAAGCAGTTATAGAAACAAAACGTTTATTGCTTAGAAATTTTAGATTATCAGATGCAGAAAGCATGTTTGAGTCTTATTGTCATAATGAAAATATTACTCGATATTTAACATGGTATCCCCATGTTGATGTTCAGGCAACAAGGGATTTCATTACTCAATTTCAATTACCTGGTATAGAAAAGGATAATGCTCTTGACTTGGCAATCACTTTAAAGGGGGAAGATCAGGTTATTGGGAGTATTGGTACAGTTAACGATTTCTATCAGGATGGTTATGGAGAAATTGGATATGTTATTGGTGAGAAATATTGGAATCAAGGATATATGAGTGAAGCTTTTGAAGCTGTTATTGAGTTTTTATTTACGCAAACACCAATAACAAAATTGAGATCTATTCATCATCTGGAAAATATTGCTTCAGGTAGAGTGATGCAAAAATGTGGATTAAAATATACAGGTGAAGTTATTGTGAAGAAAAAAATTGATAAAGATGACTTAGTGAAGTGTGCTTGTTATGTTTTAGAAAAAGAAGATTGGTTAAAGCAAAATGCTTAA
- a CDS encoding GNAT family N-acetyltransferase: MLKLDRLNDIDMLEPMRLNQVRIIYQGEDGIIFHELRSDTCMISMNNVHNFKTLYEQKELHQYQLFNVKQKDIADVLVNDYHQTLQFACYQAVYEHSKHIPIEYPLEVNICLLTSQYSQKIKEVYQHSDDSQYIDELIAKKHLWGLFENNELAGFIGIHNEGSMGLLEVLPQYQRRGYAMMLESYLINYFIDHSWIPYCQVIEDNYASLQLQKKLGLEISSRLSYWLFEN, encoded by the coding sequence ATGCTTAAGCTAGATAGATTGAATGATATAGATATGTTAGAACCGATGAGATTAAATCAGGTTCGAATAATTTATCAGGGTGAAGATGGAATTATTTTTCATGAATTGAGAAGTGATACATGCATGATTTCTATGAATAATGTTCATAACTTTAAAACACTTTATGAACAAAAGGAATTGCATCAATATCAATTGTTTAATGTTAAACAAAAGGATATTGCTGATGTATTGGTGAATGATTATCATCAGACATTGCAATTTGCCTGTTATCAGGCAGTTTATGAACACTCAAAACATATACCTATTGAATATCCTTTAGAAGTGAATATTTGCTTATTAACATCACAATATTCACAAAAAATAAAAGAAGTCTATCAACATAGTGATGATTCTCAATACATTGATGAACTTATTGCAAAGAAACATTTATGGGGACTCTTTGAAAATAATGAATTGGCTGGGTTTATTGGAATTCATAATGAGGGAAGTATGGGGTTGTTAGAGGTTCTTCCACAATATCAAAGAAGAGGTTATGCAATGATGTTAGAAAGCTATCTTATTAATTATTTTATAGATCATAGTTGGATTCCTTATTGTCAAGTTATTGAAGATAATTATGCATCTTTACAACTACAAAAGAAACTTGGTTTAGAAATATCTTCTCGATTATCATATTGGTTGTTTGAAAATTGA
- a CDS encoding radical SAM protein has translation MERYSHITNKVKREIVLLKARPCIWSKCTFCDYIEDNSTCTKEMIEINNQVLDLITGEYGILEVIDSASIFELPKESLLKIKEVIKKKHIHTLFIESHWIYHKHIQEIRDFFGIKTIVKIGVETFDDHFRNDYLNKNATFQSIEELKKYFDSPCLMVGIKGQTKDMITKDMEILTKCFEYGTISVYRNNSTSVKRDDELVHWFMQEYDYLIDDERYDFLYDPTDFGVGE, from the coding sequence ATGGAAAGATACAGCCACATTACAAACAAAGTCAAAAGAGAAATCGTTCTTTTAAAAGCCAGACCATGTATTTGGTCAAAATGTACATTTTGTGATTATATTGAAGATAATTCTACATGTACAAAAGAAATGATTGAAATAAACAATCAAGTCCTAGATTTAATAACAGGTGAATATGGTATATTAGAGGTTATTGATTCTGCTAGTATTTTTGAATTACCTAAAGAATCATTATTAAAAATCAAAGAAGTGATTAAAAAGAAACATATTCATACATTATTTATAGAAAGTCATTGGATTTATCATAAACATATTCAAGAAATCAGAGATTTTTTTGGTATCAAAACAATTGTGAAAATTGGTGTGGAAACTTTTGATGATCATTTTAGAAATGATTATCTTAATAAAAATGCAACCTTTCAATCAATTGAAGAACTCAAAAAATATTTTGATTCACCATGCTTAATGGTTGGTATAAAAGGTCAAACCAAAGACATGATAACAAAAGATATGGAGATTCTTACAAAGTGTTTTGAGTATGGAACAATTAGCGTTTATCGCAATAATTCTACGTCTGTCAAACGTGATGATGAACTCGTTCACTGGTTTATGCAAGAATATGATTATCTTATTGATGATGAACGTTATGATTTCTTATACGATCCAACTGATTTTGGTGTTGGTGAATAA
- a CDS encoding ECF transporter S component, which translates to MKKQTKIQMVVTIGIILNVVGAFIAMTFSIPFYMDSIGTILIAGLLGPKYAMLTGVLGSITSGFTFDMYSFYYAPVQLLTGFFAGILYHTPWLKGKRMPIGSLLVGIPTSIMSAIITAYVFGGLTAGSSSAFVFLFHNLGLQLVVSIFIVQIITDYTDKLFAVYFTRLIIERGHLMEKWGITWKDTATLQTKSKEKSFF; encoded by the coding sequence ATGAAAAAACAAACAAAGATTCAAATGGTTGTGACCATAGGAATCATTTTGAATGTTGTTGGTGCATTTATAGCCATGACATTCTCCATTCCATTTTATATGGATTCAATTGGTACGATTCTCATTGCTGGATTACTAGGACCTAAGTATGCCATGTTAACAGGCGTTCTGGGAAGTATAACAAGTGGTTTTACTTTTGATATGTATTCCTTTTATTATGCTCCTGTACAATTGCTGACAGGATTCTTTGCTGGTATTCTCTATCACACACCTTGGTTAAAAGGAAAAAGAATGCCTATTGGAAGTCTTCTTGTTGGTATTCCAACATCAATAATGAGTGCCATCATTACTGCTTATGTATTTGGTGGACTCACTGCTGGCAGCAGCAGTGCTTTTGTCTTTTTGTTTCATAACCTAGGTTTACAACTTGTTGTAAGCATATTTATTGTTCAAATAATCACTGATTATACAGATAAGCTTTTCGCTGTCTATTTCACAAGATTAATTATTGAAAGAGGTCATTTAATGGAGAAATGGGGGATAACATGGAAAGATACAGCCACATTACAAACAAAGTCAAAAGAGAAATCGTTCTTTTAA
- a CDS encoding BglG family transcription antiterminator codes for MLLPREKQILELLYTGHKEYTTSQIANLLQRSSRTIKADIKKIKDELTGTGCIIYTKTGKGLWLEYSNEGKVYLDNLLLKDENASSFLPETRKYYIALELLRSDKYISMESISEKLFVSKGTIMNDVNKLISFFENFDLKLDKSVKYGMILKGTEFKKRIAEAYVLRKIVVYQGNEILEKLQPFFYNVQLKTIGMIIQNAEEQFDLVISDHSYINCILQFAVMVEHLHQGKSCQGVNTIDKIDNLEWDITKYIVQGIQNYFQIHISSEDENYVYINVVGLKYQNKRIYQNRSLESIRQISPQTFDGIVEIMREVDAVYGEGLSEDEELMISIFIHLNALFARLMNSIYIENPLKKTIKSDLAYEYEIATYISQLLTREHYCLLKEDDICDLALYVGASLKRKKANSLQLYPTVVIVCGSGMSTSQFIEAKIHLAFPNVIIKDTVPLLKTHELNKDDQDFVISTVPLQLEDIEVVVVSPMLGKSDMNRLTEMFEQSREKQSYHYGIYSQLVSHIKENICFFKCDCRSREEVITLLGTRLIMQKYVDEGFIESVLKRENLAPTSIGDGFAIPHSFKGHIVKPGIGFMTLKKPIQWGEEKVQMILMIALDPKNKDSFRVIFGQLASLTKDVDKIQKILDANHYKEFLNAFK; via the coding sequence ATGTTATTGCCAAGAGAAAAACAAATATTAGAACTCCTTTATACAGGACATAAAGAATATACAACTTCTCAAATTGCTAATCTTTTGCAAAGAAGTTCAAGAACAATTAAAGCAGATATCAAAAAGATTAAAGATGAGTTAACTGGAACTGGTTGTATCATCTATACGAAGACTGGTAAGGGGTTATGGCTGGAATATTCAAATGAAGGAAAGGTTTATCTTGATAATTTGTTACTTAAGGATGAAAATGCATCTTCTTTTTTACCTGAAACAAGAAAATATTATATTGCATTAGAACTATTAAGGAGTGATAAATATATATCTATGGAAAGTATTTCAGAAAAGTTATTTGTAAGTAAAGGAACAATTATGAATGATGTCAATAAATTGATATCCTTTTTTGAAAACTTTGATTTAAAATTAGATAAATCGGTTAAATATGGAATGATTTTAAAAGGAACAGAGTTTAAAAAAAGAATTGCTGAAGCTTATGTGTTAAGAAAAATTGTTGTTTATCAGGGCAATGAGATTTTAGAAAAACTTCAGCCTTTCTTCTATAATGTTCAATTGAAAACAATAGGAATGATTATTCAAAATGCTGAGGAACAATTTGATTTGGTTATATCTGATCACTCTTATATCAACTGTATTTTACAATTTGCAGTTATGGTGGAACATCTTCATCAGGGAAAGAGTTGTCAAGGTGTTAATACAATTGATAAAATTGATAATTTAGAATGGGATATTACTAAATATATAGTCCAAGGTATTCAAAATTATTTTCAAATTCATATTTCATCTGAAGATGAAAATTATGTTTATATCAATGTTGTTGGATTAAAATATCAAAATAAACGTATTTATCAAAACAGAAGTTTAGAAAGTATAAGGCAGATTTCTCCTCAAACCTTTGATGGTATTGTTGAGATTATGCGAGAAGTAGATGCAGTTTATGGTGAGGGATTGAGTGAAGATGAGGAATTAATGATATCAATCTTTATTCATTTGAATGCTTTATTTGCTAGACTTATGAATTCTATCTATATTGAAAATCCTTTGAAAAAAACAATTAAAAGTGATTTAGCATATGAATATGAAATAGCAACTTATATTTCTCAACTTTTAACACGTGAACATTATTGTTTGCTTAAGGAAGATGATATATGTGATTTAGCACTCTATGTTGGTGCTTCATTAAAAAGAAAAAAAGCGAATTCACTTCAACTCTATCCAACAGTTGTCATTGTTTGTGGAAGTGGGATGTCCACTTCTCAATTTATTGAAGCGAAAATTCATTTGGCTTTTCCAAATGTTATTATTAAGGATACAGTTCCATTATTAAAGACTCATGAATTGAATAAAGATGATCAGGATTTTGTGATTTCAACTGTGCCATTACAGTTAGAAGATATTGAAGTCGTGGTTGTCTCACCAATGTTAGGGAAATCAGATATGAATCGCTTAACTGAAATGTTTGAACAGTCACGAGAAAAGCAATCATATCATTATGGTATATACAGTCAATTGGTTTCTCATATTAAAGAAAATATTTGTTTCTTTAAATGTGATTGTCGTAGTCGGGAAGAAGTGATTACGTTGCTTGGAACACGTTTGATTATGCAAAAGTATGTAGATGAAGGATTTATTGAATCTGTATTGAAAAGGGAAAATCTAGCACCTACCTCTATTGGTGATGGATTTGCGATTCCACACTCCTTTAAAGGTCACATTGTGAAACCAGGAATTGGATTTATGACATTGAAAAAGCCAATTCAATGGGGTGAAGAAAAGGTGCAAATGATACTCATGATTGCATTGGATCCTAAGAATAAAGATTCATTTAGAGTTATTTTTGGTCAATTAGCCTCTTTAACCAAAGATGTTGACAAAATACAAAAGATATTAGATGCTAATCATTATAAAGAATTTTTAAACGCTTTCAAATAG
- a CDS encoding PHP domain-containing protein, with the protein MKQKFNLHTHTTRCGHAEGLDIQYVESAIDAGFKMLGFSDHIPFAGVKMPGDRMSYEQKKEYVLSLKELQKKYHEQIDIKIGYEIEYFEEYDEYYLELRKECDYFILGQHLKYMGYEYDCYCSDDDVLSYVQQVENAVKKGFITYIAHPDYFMLGRRQFSEVCREAAHRIARISLDYDVPLEINLNGFRYGKKCYQFDNKDNKYEERYAYPFREFWEIVSTYGCQVLYGYDAHSPIAFLEKDREYKAHEIIDGLELRFVENIILR; encoded by the coding sequence GTGAAACAAAAATTTAATCTTCATACTCATACTACAAGATGTGGTCATGCTGAAGGATTGGATATTCAATATGTAGAAAGTGCTATTGATGCAGGTTTTAAGATGTTAGGGTTTAGTGATCATATTCCTTTTGCTGGAGTTAAAATGCCTGGAGATCGCATGAGTTATGAACAAAAGAAGGAATATGTTTTAAGTCTTAAAGAATTACAAAAAAAGTATCATGAGCAAATTGATATTAAGATAGGTTATGAAATAGAATATTTTGAAGAATATGATGAATATTATTTAGAATTGAGAAAAGAATGTGATTATTTCATATTGGGTCAGCATCTTAAATATATGGGTTATGAATATGATTGTTATTGTTCTGATGATGATGTTTTATCCTATGTTCAACAAGTTGAAAATGCAGTCAAAAAAGGATTTATCACATATATTGCTCATCCAGATTATTTTATGCTAGGAAGAAGACAATTCTCAGAAGTATGTAGAGAAGCAGCTCATCGCATTGCAAGAATCAGTTTAGATTATGATGTTCCATTAGAAATTAATCTTAATGGATTTCGTTATGGTAAGAAATGTTATCAATTTGATAATAAAGATAATAAGTATGAAGAACGATATGCATATCCATTTCGTGAATTTTGGGAAATTGTTTCTACTTATGGGTGTCAGGTTTTATATGGTTATGATGCTCATTCACCAATTGCTTTTTTAGAAAAGGATAGGGAATACAAGGCGCATGAAATTATTGATGGTTTAGAGTTGAGATTTGTTGAAAACATTATTTTAAGATAA
- a CDS encoding acetyltransferase gives MKKLLIWGAGDQGTVTLECALATQQYSQIDFLEIKEKGHRDIPHYRVYSEDEVEFTTFLKSYDEVFVATGNNDIRENKITMLKTMDITIGTLIHPRALISPTAKVLAGTIVLANAVVNTNATVGMGCIINTATIIEHDCIIEDFVNISPNTAIAGHTKIGQKTFIGVGTAIIDDIVVGKEVIIGAGSSVISNIPEYTTVVGVPAKVIKVHKNHK, from the coding sequence ATGAAAAAATTATTGATATGGGGAGCAGGAGATCAGGGGACTGTGACATTAGAATGTGCTTTAGCAACACAGCAATATAGTCAAATAGATTTCTTAGAAATTAAAGAGAAGGGTCATCGCGATATTCCTCATTATCGTGTATACAGTGAAGATGAAGTAGAATTCACTACATTTTTAAAATCATATGATGAAGTCTTTGTAGCAACAGGAAATAATGATATTCGAGAAAATAAAATAACAATGTTAAAGACTATGGACATAACGATTGGTACACTTATTCATCCAAGGGCATTGATAAGTCCTACTGCCAAAGTTTTAGCAGGGACTATTGTTTTGGCAAATGCAGTCGTAAATACAAATGCAACTGTTGGGATGGGTTGTATTATTAATACTGCAACAATTATTGAGCATGATTGTATTATAGAAGACTTTGTTAATATTTCACCAAATACAGCAATTGCTGGACATACAAAAATTGGTCAAAAAACATTTATTGGAGTTGGGACTGCCATTATTGATGATATTGTAGTAGGCAAAGAAGTGATTATAGGAGCAGGAAGTTCAGTGATTTCTAATATTCCAGAATACACGACTGTTGTTGGCGTTCCTGCAAAAGTGATTAAGGTTCATAAGAATCATAAATAG